In Candidatus Delongbacteria bacterium, a single window of DNA contains:
- a CDS encoding MATE family efflux transporter has protein sequence MDLTKDNIAHLIRKIALPTSTGYFFNTMFNVTDTYFAGQISTDALSAMSLSFPVFFLIVAFGAGFSTAVTALIGNALGRKNYTEAKVYSSQVIPFIFFLAIILSSLGLSLAPSLFKLMGATTTQYLNLCLEYINIIFYFSFAFMANYLFNGILSSKGDTKSFRNVLIVGFFLNIALDPLFIHFFGLKGVAISTGIIQTMGSFYMLYRVLTSDMMSKTIKDFIPKLNIFKSFFSQGIPSCVNMLTVALGSFIITFFVSKFGKEAVASYGAALRVEQIMLLPTIGLNAALLSITAQNFGAGNFKRVMEVRYKAFNYGLILALSGMIIIFLFGEMIVSLFSESPEVIKHGVAYLYIDTIAFFAYVMLFLNVAFLQGLKKPVYSLYIGLIRQIILPIIILFPVVYIYKCGLYSIYWSFIVITWISAILIYLIARKHLCKLLEGKII, from the coding sequence ATGGATCTCACTAAAGATAATATTGCTCATTTGATAAGAAAAATAGCCCTTCCAACCAGTACAGGTTATTTTTTCAATACTATGTTCAATGTAACTGACACCTATTTTGCGGGTCAAATCTCAACTGATGCATTATCTGCAATGTCTTTATCTTTCCCTGTCTTTTTTCTTATAGTAGCATTTGGGGCTGGTTTTTCCACTGCTGTCACCGCGTTGATTGGAAATGCTCTTGGCAGAAAAAATTATACGGAAGCTAAAGTCTACTCTTCTCAGGTAATACCCTTCATTTTTTTTCTTGCAATAATTTTAAGTTCCCTAGGATTATCACTCGCCCCATCATTATTTAAACTGATGGGAGCAACGACAACGCAGTATTTAAACTTATGCTTGGAATATATAAATATTATTTTTTATTTCTCCTTTGCTTTTATGGCTAATTATTTATTCAACGGTATACTAAGCTCTAAAGGAGACACAAAAAGTTTTAGAAATGTACTAATTGTTGGTTTTTTTTTAAATATTGCTTTAGATCCTTTATTCATACATTTTTTTGGATTAAAAGGTGTTGCTATTTCCACCGGAATTATACAGACTATGGGATCATTTTACATGCTTTATAGGGTGCTAACTTCTGATATGATGAGCAAAACGATAAAAGACTTTATTCCTAAACTTAATATTTTCAAGTCCTTTTTTAGCCAGGGAATACCTTCCTGCGTAAATATGCTTACTGTCGCATTAGGAAGTTTTATTATTACTTTTTTTGTCAGTAAATTTGGAAAAGAGGCTGTCGCATCATATGGAGCAGCCTTAAGGGTTGAACAGATTATGCTTTTGCCAACTATCGGTTTAAATGCTGCTTTATTATCAATAACTGCCCAAAACTTTGGGGCTGGAAATTTCAAAAGAGTTATGGAAGTAAGGTATAAAGCTTTCAATTATGGATTGATATTAGCCTTATCAGGAATGATAATTATATTTTTATTTGGAGAAATGATTGTTTCATTATTCTCTGAATCTCCCGAAGTAATCAAACATGGCGTAGCTTATCTATACATAGATACAATTGCCTTTTTTGCTTATGTAATGCTTTTCTTAAACGTAGCATTTCTACAAGGCTTAAAAAAACCTGTCTACAGTTTATATATCGGACTAATAAGACAGATTATTCTTCCTATCATCATATTGTTTCCAGTTGTTTATATTTATAAATGTGGGCTCTATTCTATATATTGGTCATTCATAGTAATTACATGGATTTCAGCTATTTTGATCTATTTAATTGCAAGAAAACACCTTTGTAAGTTATTAGAGGGTAAGATTATTTAA
- the earP gene encoding elongation factor P maturation arginine rhamnosyltransferase EarP has protein sequence MDINLQKIDIFCHVIDNYGDGGVVYRIANELTRSVISCEVRIFTDDIEPFSLFDKRIDRVNLHQKIDQIEIVHYSVLNHDFVGNLKIPDLIIEAFACFIPDLYINKAKNEGKLLINLDYLMAEDWVESFHKKESLLGYKSLRKFFFMPGFTESTGGLIQSNTHDFEEDRKIELLDFVDKIFHFDCKEYDFVASIFTYEHDFSNLVDSLDALNKKSLLIVFGEKSKISFKNIQLDDIVNVEVLFSNFINQNDYDKLVSLCDFNFVRGEDSLARASLSSRPFFWHCYLEKDGYQKIKVEAFVNQLKKHFNLSPNTMDYFNNLYKINDRLNDSYLIDRGESYTNFLENIDRLQPNFESFSNFLRNNCNLISNLLSFIRSIPTE, from the coding sequence ATGGACATAAATCTCCAAAAAATCGATATTTTTTGTCATGTAATAGACAATTATGGTGATGGTGGAGTCGTTTACAGAATAGCTAATGAGTTAACTAGAAGTGTTATAAGTTGTGAAGTAAGAATTTTTACAGATGATATTGAACCATTTAGTCTGTTTGACAAAAGAATTGATAGGGTCAATTTGCATCAAAAAATAGATCAAATAGAGATAGTTCACTACTCTGTTCTAAATCATGATTTTGTTGGTAATCTGAAGATCCCAGATTTAATAATAGAAGCTTTTGCATGTTTCATTCCAGATTTGTACATAAACAAAGCTAAAAACGAAGGAAAGCTCTTAATAAATTTGGATTATCTAATGGCAGAAGATTGGGTAGAAAGTTTTCATAAAAAGGAATCTTTACTTGGATATAAGTCTTTAAGGAAATTTTTTTTTATGCCTGGTTTTACTGAGTCTACAGGTGGCTTAATTCAGTCTAATACTCATGATTTCGAAGAAGACAGAAAAATTGAACTATTGGATTTTGTTGATAAAATTTTTCATTTTGATTGTAAAGAATACGATTTCGTTGCGTCTATTTTCACTTATGAACACGATTTTTCAAATCTTGTAGACAGTTTAGACGCCCTGAATAAAAAAAGTCTACTAATTGTTTTTGGTGAAAAGAGTAAGATTAGCTTTAAAAATATTCAATTAGATGATATTGTTAATGTCGAGGTGCTATTTTCTAATTTCATCAATCAAAATGATTACGATAAATTAGTTTCACTATGTGATTTTAATTTCGTTAGGGGAGAGGATTCTCTTGCAAGAGCATCATTATCAAGCAGACCATTTTTTTGGCATTGTTATCTGGAAAAAGATGGTTATCAAAAAATAAAAGTTGAAGCATTTGTCAACCAATTAAAGAAGCATTTTAATCTAAGTCCAAACACAATGGATTACTTTAATAATTTATATAAAATTAATGATAGACTAAACGATAGTTATTTAATTGACAGAGGGGAAAGCTATACTAATTTCCTAGAAAATATTGATAGATTACAACCAAATTTCGAATCATTTAGTAATTTTCTAAGAAATAATTGCAATTTAATATCAAACTTATTATCTTTCATCCGCTCAATTCCGACAGAATGA
- the efp gene encoding elongation factor P, translating into MKEAQDFRAGNIYKVGNDLLLITKAEYNKGNRGASSMKLKTKNLTTGSVAETVYRASDKLEEVRLDRKNMQYLFNDGEMYTFMDQESYEQTELSKEYLGDNINFLKDEMVIDVLFYGEKPISVELPTSVDLKITYTEPTVPGNTTGRVMKAATLETGFETQVPLFCNEGDLIRVDTRSGEYLERAK; encoded by the coding sequence ATGAAGGAAGCTCAAGATTTCCGAGCAGGAAACATTTATAAAGTAGGTAATGACCTTCTTCTAATTACTAAAGCAGAATATAACAAAGGTAACCGTGGTGCTTCATCTATGAAGTTAAAAACTAAGAATCTTACAACAGGTTCTGTAGCTGAGACCGTTTACAGAGCAAGTGATAAACTTGAAGAAGTAAGACTTGATAGAAAAAACATGCAATATCTATTCAATGATGGAGAGATGTATACTTTCATGGATCAAGAAAGCTACGAACAAACTGAACTTTCAAAAGAATATCTTGGAGATAATATCAATTTTCTTAAAGATGAAATGGTAATAGATGTATTATTCTATGGAGAAAAACCAATTTCTGTTGAACTTCCTACATCAGTTGATTTGAAAATTACTTATACAGAACCTACTGTTCCCGGAAATACTACTGGTAGAGTAATGAAAGCCGCTACTTTAGAAACTGGCTTCGAAACTCAAGTTCCTCTTTTCTGTAACGAGGGGGATCTTATTAGAGTGGATACAAGATCTGGTGAATATTTAGAAAGAGCTAAATAG
- a CDS encoding transporter substrate-binding domain-containing protein, with amino-acid sequence MKVLAFSLLVIFWIALSKSYTVVTEDYPPYNYEENGILKGIGTELVQEILFRAKIDYELKLYPWARAYKMALEKEGTMIFSITFTEQRKDLFKWVGPLLASDADLIAKKSSMIKINSYKDLENYKIGVVKDDIGEQLLLENGVPANNLETVAIPMLNFKKLAIDRVDMLAYEGTLMGWLLRNTEFNYEDYEVVYKMQKGELFLGMHVNTPDDVVKKCQKALDEMKTDGTYTKIVQKYTR; translated from the coding sequence ATGAAAGTTTTGGCTTTTTCTTTACTTGTGATCTTTTGGATTGCACTTTCGAAATCTTACACAGTGGTTACGGAAGACTATCCTCCGTATAACTACGAGGAAAATGGAATTTTGAAGGGAATTGGAACGGAACTGGTTCAAGAAATTCTGTTTCGAGCAAAAATTGACTATGAGTTAAAACTTTATCCTTGGGCAAGAGCGTATAAAATGGCTTTGGAAAAAGAGGGTACAATGATCTTTTCAATAACTTTTACTGAACAAAGAAAAGATCTGTTTAAATGGGTAGGTCCATTATTAGCTTCAGATGCTGATTTGATTGCAAAGAAAAGTAGCATGATTAAAATCAACTCCTATAAGGATCTTGAAAACTATAAAATCGGTGTGGTAAAGGATGATATTGGAGAACAACTTCTACTTGAAAATGGAGTTCCAGCCAATAATTTGGAAACAGTTGCTATTCCAATGCTTAATTTCAAAAAGTTGGCGATTGACAGAGTTGATATGTTGGCATATGAAGGAACTCTAATGGGTTGGCTTTTGAGAAATACAGAGTTCAACTATGAAGATTATGAAGTGGTTTATAAAATGCAAAAAGGCGAGTTGTTTTTAGGAATGCATGTAAATACTCCAGATGATGTTGTAAAGAAATGTCAAAAAGCCTTAGATGAAATGAAAACAGATGGAACTTATACAAAAATTGTTCAAAAATATACAAGGTAG
- a CDS encoding transporter substrate-binding domain-containing protein codes for MKLCALLLILITSFSWAVSFNVVTEEYPPYNYSDKGKVTGISTEIIQEILLRTGIDYQLKVYPWARSYKMATEEPNTIIYSITYTEQRKPLFKWVGPLIPTTVDVFAKKSSMIKINGYDDLKNYKIGVVKDDIGEQLLISNGVPASNLEEVAQPLLNLKKLAIDRVDMVSYEGNVVNWLLTNNDMTPSDYEKVYTLQEGQLYIGFEKNTPDDVINKCQAALDEMKKDGTYNKILQTYMK; via the coding sequence ATGAAACTTTGTGCGTTGCTTTTAATTTTAATAACTAGTTTTTCTTGGGCTGTTTCATTCAATGTAGTTACAGAAGAATATCCTCCTTATAACTACTCAGACAAAGGTAAAGTAACAGGAATATCAACTGAAATAATTCAGGAAATATTGCTTAGGACAGGTATTGATTACCAACTAAAAGTTTATCCTTGGGCAAGATCGTACAAAATGGCTACTGAAGAACCAAACACGATTATATACTCAATTACATACACTGAGCAACGGAAACCTTTATTCAAATGGGTAGGGCCACTGATTCCAACTACTGTTGATGTTTTTGCAAAGAAGAGTAGCATGATAAAGATTAATGGCTATGATGATTTGAAAAATTATAAAATTGGTGTTGTTAAGGATGATATTGGAGAACAGTTATTGATCTCAAATGGTGTACCAGCTAGTAATTTGGAAGAAGTTGCACAACCATTACTGAACTTGAAAAAGCTTGCAATTGATAGAGTAGATATGGTTAGCTATGAAGGTAATGTAGTAAATTGGTTACTTACAAACAATGATATGACTCCATCAGATTATGAGAAAGTTTATACTCTTCAGGAAGGTCAACTTTACATTGGATTTGAAAAAAATACACCAGACGATGTAATCAATAAATGTCAGGCAGCTTTGGATGAAATGAAAAAAGATGGTACTTACAATAAGATTCTCCAAACTTATATGAAATAG
- a CDS encoding UbiA family prenyltransferase, with the protein MKQILDYIYKYGKMIKFSHTIFAMPFALASVLIVSREYDFTFMKLLWIITAMIGARSAAMGFNRLIDKNIDAKNERTKDRELPTGEISVLNTIIFITIFSALFIFSAWMLNDLCYYLSYPTLLLVFFYSFSKRFTTYSHYILGLAIGIAPAGGWFAISGEFSLMPIFLTLTLLTYIAGFDILYSCQDEEFDRENLLHSIPEKYGRTKALKISRYTHMVTFLLLILSGLVYDLSTGYYYGVLIMGSLLFLEHYLVKNDDLSKLKFSFLYVNSAVSIMFFVSVLMGV; encoded by the coding sequence ATGAAACAGATTTTAGACTACATATACAAATATGGTAAAATGATCAAGTTCTCTCATACAATATTTGCAATGCCCTTTGCATTAGCATCTGTTTTGATTGTTTCCAGAGAATACGATTTTACTTTCATGAAGCTTTTATGGATAATAACCGCAATGATTGGAGCTAGATCAGCCGCGATGGGTTTTAACAGACTTATAGATAAAAATATTGATGCGAAAAATGAAAGAACCAAAGACAGAGAATTGCCTACTGGTGAAATTTCAGTTTTAAATACCATTATTTTTATAACTATTTTTTCCGCTTTATTCATTTTTTCGGCTTGGATGCTTAATGATTTGTGTTATTATTTATCTTATCCAACCCTTCTTCTGGTGTTTTTTTACTCATTTTCAAAAAGGTTTACAACTTATTCACATTATATCTTAGGTCTGGCTATAGGAATTGCTCCTGCGGGTGGATGGTTTGCAATTTCTGGCGAGTTTTCGCTTATGCCAATTTTCCTCACATTAACTTTACTCACTTATATTGCAGGGTTTGATATTTTATACTCTTGTCAGGATGAAGAATTTGATCGTGAAAATTTACTTCATTCTATACCAGAAAAATATGGTAGAACTAAGGCTTTGAAAATTTCCAGATATACCCATATGGTGACATTTCTCCTACTTATTCTGTCTGGTTTAGTTTATGATCTTTCAACTGGTTATTATTATGGAGTATTAATAATGGGTTCATTACTTTTTTTGGAACATTATCTTGTTAAGAATGATGATCTTTCAAAACTTAAATTTTCCTTTTTGTATGTAAATAGTGCAGTCTCAATTATGTTTTTTGTTTCTGTACTTATGGGAGTCTAA
- a CDS encoding DUF512 domain-containing protein, with protein sequence MVKIENIQTKSAGEISGLKPNDLIVKINGNEITDRLDFTFYSKEDVLEIEFRRDGVLDRVNLNNNEDYDTGIEVEDLKIKHCGNNCVFCFVSQNPKGMRKSIYVKDEDYRFSFLYGNYFTLTNTTQEQLDRIVKQRFSPLYISVHAVDQEVRRFLLGNMGADNLIPKMNFLADNNIEMHTQIVLCPDINDGQILDETIMRMYEFYPHVQSVAVVPLGKTMHRDKLTKLRSVTKEDSIKIINQINSYHDRFLSEIDTRFVFPADEFYLKAEICIPDDDYYESYDQYEDGIGMVRSFINDFEDYDRKIPKALKKEFNLTFVTGKSFATVLHNFVKKRLDKVKHLNFSIITAENYHYGPEITVAGLLTGNDIIRAFEETKIKTDLLVLPDTCIGHNELFLDDLSIDDVVKRIGVKTIRFNNFEEIFDYVLGVKNCSITQNI encoded by the coding sequence ATGGTAAAGATAGAGAATATTCAAACAAAGTCTGCTGGAGAAATTTCAGGATTAAAGCCTAATGATTTAATCGTGAAAATTAACGGAAATGAGATAACTGACAGATTAGATTTCACTTTTTATTCGAAGGAAGATGTTCTTGAAATAGAGTTTCGTAGAGATGGAGTTTTAGATCGAGTTAACCTTAATAATAATGAAGATTACGATACCGGAATTGAAGTTGAGGATCTTAAAATTAAGCATTGTGGAAATAATTGTGTTTTCTGTTTCGTTAGTCAGAATCCGAAAGGCATGAGAAAAAGTATATATGTTAAGGATGAAGATTATAGGTTTAGTTTTCTATATGGTAATTATTTTACACTAACAAATACAACTCAAGAACAATTGGATAGAATTGTAAAACAAAGGTTTTCTCCACTATATATTTCGGTTCACGCTGTAGATCAGGAAGTAAGACGATTTTTACTTGGTAATATGGGAGCAGACAATTTAATTCCTAAAATGAATTTTCTTGCTGATAACAATATTGAGATGCATACACAGATTGTGTTATGTCCAGATATCAATGATGGACAAATTCTGGATGAGACAATAATGAGAATGTATGAATTTTATCCACATGTACAATCTGTAGCTGTAGTTCCTTTAGGAAAAACTATGCATAGAGATAAGCTAACTAAACTTAGATCCGTTACAAAAGAGGATTCTATCAAGATAATTAATCAGATAAATTCTTATCATGATAGGTTTTTATCAGAAATTGATACTCGATTTGTTTTTCCAGCAGATGAATTTTACTTAAAAGCAGAAATTTGTATTCCTGATGATGATTATTATGAATCTTACGATCAATACGAAGATGGTATAGGGATGGTAAGAAGCTTCATCAATGATTTTGAGGATTATGACAGAAAAATACCAAAAGCTTTAAAAAAAGAGTTCAATTTGACTTTTGTAACTGGAAAATCTTTTGCTACAGTTTTGCATAATTTTGTAAAAAAACGACTAGATAAAGTGAAGCACTTAAATTTTAGTATTATTACCGCTGAAAACTACCACTATGGACCAGAGATCACAGTAGCGGGATTATTGACTGGAAATGATATTATAAGAGCATTTGAAGAAACAAAAATTAAGACTGATCTTCTGGTTTTGCCAGATACTTGTATAGGTCATAATGAACTGTTTTTAGATGATTTAAGTATTGACGACGTAGTAAAAAGAATAGGCGTTAAAACAATTAGATTCAATAATTTTGAAGAAATATTTGACTATGTTTTAGGTGTAAAAAATTGTAGTATTACACAGAATATTTAA
- a CDS encoding aspartate 1-decarboxylase, translating to MLRTVKKSKIHRAVVTEANLNYEGSLTIDKDLMEAADILENEQIHVVNINNGKRAITYAIPGERGSKVICLNGAIARDAQPGDLVIIITYAQMNEEELKNFKSLSVLVNERNEIKQITKD from the coding sequence ATGTTAAGAACGGTAAAAAAATCTAAAATCCACAGAGCTGTGGTAACGGAAGCCAATCTTAACTATGAGGGTAGTCTAACAATAGACAAAGACCTCATGGAAGCCGCTGATATACTTGAAAATGAACAAATTCATGTTGTCAATATTAACAACGGTAAAAGAGCTATTACTTATGCTATTCCTGGTGAAAGAGGAAGTAAAGTCATTTGTCTTAACGGAGCAATTGCCAGAGACGCACAACCTGGTGATTTAGTCATCATTATAACCTACGCTCAGATGAATGAAGAAGAATTAAAAAATTTTAAAAGTTTGAGTGTGCTTGTAAATGAGAGAAACGAGATTAAGCAGATAACAAAGGACTGA
- the tgt gene encoding tRNA guanosine(34) transglycosylase Tgt: protein MLTFELLKTDPKTKARAGIVHTDHGDIETPIFMPVGTLGNVKSMTNRDLKEAGAQIILGNTYHLYMRPGQELLHEAGGLHKFMNWDKPILTDSGGFQVFSLAALSKITDKGVHIQSHLDGSKHFFTPELVMNMERAIGSDIMMVLDECAPYPCTKDYAAKALKRTTLWASQCYNIWKNSEPLYGHHQSLFPIVQGSVFHDLRAESCKQIMDIGDFEGYAIGGVSVGEPAEHIQEISEICTDILPKNKPRYLMGVGRPQDLLNCIEVGVDMFDCVMPTRNARNGTVFTSKGKLVLKGAKYRNDFSPIDENCDCFTCQNYSRAYVRHLYNSKEKLSGQLASIHNIHFYLWLAREARKAILEDRYSEFKKEIMQHYE from the coding sequence ATGCTTACATTTGAATTATTGAAAACTGACCCAAAAACCAAAGCTCGAGCAGGTATTGTTCATACTGATCATGGAGATATAGAAACTCCAATTTTTATGCCTGTTGGAACTCTTGGAAATGTAAAATCTATGACAAACAGAGATTTGAAAGAAGCTGGAGCACAGATAATATTAGGAAACACCTATCATCTTTATATGCGTCCTGGACAAGAATTGTTACATGAAGCTGGTGGATTGCATAAATTTATGAATTGGGATAAACCAATTTTGACTGACAGTGGTGGGTTTCAGGTTTTTAGTCTTGCCGCTTTATCGAAAATTACTGATAAAGGTGTACATATCCAATCTCACCTTGACGGTTCTAAGCATTTTTTTACTCCAGAACTCGTCATGAATATGGAAAGAGCTATAGGTAGCGATATTATGATGGTCCTTGACGAATGTGCTCCTTATCCATGCACAAAGGATTATGCAGCTAAGGCTTTGAAAAGAACAACTTTATGGGCATCTCAATGTTACAATATTTGGAAAAATAGCGAACCTTTATATGGACATCACCAATCACTATTCCCAATTGTTCAAGGCTCTGTATTTCATGACCTTAGAGCAGAAAGTTGTAAACAAATTATGGATATTGGAGATTTCGAAGGTTACGCAATTGGTGGTGTCAGTGTTGGAGAACCTGCAGAGCACATTCAGGAAATTTCTGAGATTTGTACCGACATCCTTCCGAAAAACAAACCTAGATATCTTATGGGAGTGGGACGACCTCAAGATTTATTGAATTGTATTGAAGTTGGAGTCGATATGTTCGATTGTGTTATGCCAACGAGAAATGCACGAAATGGAACTGTTTTTACTTCAAAAGGGAAACTTGTTTTAAAAGGTGCCAAATATAGAAATGACTTTAGCCCTATAGATGAAAATTGTGATTGCTTTACATGTCAAAATTATTCGAGAGCATATGTAAGACACCTTTATAATTCCAAGGAAAAATTATCTGGACAATTAGCCTCTATCCATAATATTCATTTTTATCTATGGTTAGCACGTGAAGCCAGAAAAGCAATATTAGAAGACAGATATTCAGAGTTTAAAAAAGAGATAATGCAACATTATGAATAG
- a CDS encoding T9SS type A sorting domain-containing protein: MKELITIISLFSLVTLFSEVHIMEISLKDTSGVVFLRDSLENNIKDQQSQHYNFEQVEFLESQKSQNSLEVKNKFQTNGDNIKLNEESTRLEIVNFPNNYNLETVTMFYLEEDSQVKIDFYNSLGEVVANLVNGKIKKGRHITKYDGVSLKSGTYYIRLEVNGEIKDLKKLILLL, from the coding sequence ATGAAAGAATTAATTACCATAATCTCTCTTTTTTCCCTTGTTACTCTATTTAGTGAAGTTCATATAATGGAGATATCCCTCAAGGACACTTCTGGTGTTGTATTTCTGAGAGATTCATTAGAAAATAATATTAAAGATCAACAATCACAACATTATAATTTTGAGCAGGTAGAATTTTTAGAAAGCCAAAAATCTCAAAACTCTTTAGAAGTTAAAAATAAGTTCCAAACTAATGGTGACAATATTAAACTAAATGAAGAAAGCACCAGACTTGAAATTGTTAATTTTCCAAACAACTACAATTTAGAAACTGTCACAATGTTTTATCTTGAAGAAGATTCACAAGTAAAAATTGATTTCTATAATAGCCTTGGTGAGGTTGTCGCAAATTTAGTAAACGGTAAAATCAAAAAAGGCAGACATATTACAAAATATGATGGAGTTTCCTTAAAATCAGGAACTTATTACATTCGTCTTGAAGTAAATGGAGAAATCAAAGATTTGAAGAAATTAATACTATTGTTATAA
- a CDS encoding isoprenylcysteine carboxylmethyltransferase family protein, producing MKYGLKIYKMLFPKNVTLKSLVLTFIQFLILFFLFLQVINGGFPSVLSLVFYFFSIFLGVSAVYAMRNANFNIVPNVSDDSIMVTNGIYKFIRHPMYSSLLFFALGVVINLHDMLTMALFVFLLVDLYLKASYEEKELCKKHKNYVDYMQSSDRFFPVKFVIRVKL from the coding sequence ATGAAGTATGGATTAAAAATATATAAAATGTTATTTCCTAAAAATGTTACATTAAAATCACTAGTATTAACTTTTATTCAATTTTTGATACTATTTTTTCTTTTCTTACAGGTTATCAATGGAGGGTTTCCATCTGTTTTATCATTAGTATTTTATTTTTTCTCAATTTTTTTGGGAGTTTCTGCAGTTTATGCTATGAGAAATGCAAACTTTAATATTGTTCCGAACGTTTCTGATGATTCTATTATGGTTACTAATGGAATTTATAAGTTTATCAGGCATCCTATGTATTCTTCACTCTTGTTTTTTGCTCTAGGTGTTGTCATTAATTTACATGATATGTTAACAATGGCTCTTTTTGTATTCCTTTTAGTTGATTTGTATTTAAAAGCAAGCTACGAAGAAAAAGAGTTATGCAAAAAGCATAAAAATTATGTAGATTATATGCAAAGTAGTGACAGATTTTTTCCTGTAAAGTTTGTCATAAGAGTAAAATTGTAA
- a CDS encoding DMT family protein produces MRGFYAISLLIISNSFMFLAWYGHLKFSEMKWFSKLGLFSVILISWGIALFEYIFQVPANRLGFNEHGGPFTLVQLKVLQEIITLGVFVVMSRFLFKTESLNYNHLTAFILLVLAVYFIFKK; encoded by the coding sequence ATGAGAGGTTTTTATGCTATTTCACTTTTAATAATTTCAAACAGTTTTATGTTTCTTGCATGGTATGGACATTTGAAATTTTCTGAGATGAAATGGTTTTCAAAATTAGGACTATTTTCAGTAATATTGATCAGTTGGGGAATAGCCCTATTCGAATATATTTTTCAGGTTCCAGCGAATAGACTAGGCTTTAATGAACATGGTGGACCTTTTACTTTAGTCCAACTAAAAGTATTACAAGAAATTATTACACTTGGTGTATTCGTTGTAATGTCTAGATTCTTGTTTAAAACAGAGAGTTTAAATTACAATCATTTAACGGCATTTATCTTATTGGTATTGGCAGTATATTTTATTTTCAAAAAATAG